DNA sequence from the Siniperca chuatsi isolate FFG_IHB_CAS linkage group LG3, ASM2008510v1, whole genome shotgun sequence genome:
GCGAGGCTGCTGGAGTACAGTATAGCAGCTTCAGACTGTCGTCTCCAACTAAATCTCAGTGGCCATGACGTTTTACAAAGTTCCTGTATGTGCCGGTCTGGTTTATGATACAACTCTGATGTCACAGGTCTGGCcactgaggctcatgggtactgTAGTGCTGATGTCTGGTCTGGTTCAGTGATCAGGAGAGTTTGTGATCACAATACTGAAGGTAAAAACTAAAAGGAAACTTTACTGTGAAAGTTTACAGTGCGAGGAACATCGTCTTCACTCTTTATTTTTCCAAACAGTTCACAACCTGAAACCATCAAACCCTCCATAGTGTTCCAGGTGTTTGAAGGACCCAGGTGAGTCTCACCCCTCTCCGGTCTGGACATAAGGCTCCTGGCAGGGGTTTCTGGGATAGCAGCGGTAACCTCCAAAGTAGTTCCAGCACACCTGGTCCTCACGACAGTTTGGTCCCGTTTCACACTCGTTAATGTCTGCGAACAGAACCAGAACACACCGGGTCACTTCAGATCTGTTTCTCCATCAGATCATTGTAGAGAAGCAGGTTCTGATCAGGTCTGTTCAGGAGGATGAAACATTACTTTGTTGCCACGTTAAGTAAAGAAATCAAGAAGCCATCAGCcagtagcagctaatgttagGATAAATGTTTGGTGAGTGGTTGGCAGATCTGAAACTGCATCAGTGTCTGTATTTAACGGACACTGTGATAAATAACAGTGTTTAACCCTGACAGTGATGATTATCTCTCTGCAGGCTGAGTCTCatagaaatgaactgaaactaaAGGCTGCCAGTTTACCACTAATGTTagcaacactttactttaagtccccccATTTATCTAATCCtatgtaaacatgtaataactgatttataacacaatataatgtttaatgtataatgtattaatgtttagtatttgttatatatttacagcaatatatttattatatgttatatatttaaaacGATCCATCTTAAAACTGATGATGATTTGAATGTTATCAACAGGAATAGAAAGTGTGTATGCGATTTATTTAAACCTGAGTGTCAGACTGCAGGCGTGTACCTTGGCACATGCGTGTTCCCTGCAGCTGGTATCCTTCAGGGCAGATACAGCTGTAGGAACCGGGCTGGTTCACACACTGCCACTGACACATGTAGGAGGACAGCAGGCACTCATCCACATCTGATcaacagacaacaacagacaaacaacagacagGTTAGAGGGACGTTATGTATGTCAAAGAGAGTCCTCACAAGTTTAGTAagtacaaacgtgtgtgtgtgttcagaccgTGGCAGCTCAGCTGGTCTGCAGTCAGCTCGTAGCCCTGTTCACACTGACACATGAAGGATCCCTGCAGGTTGTAGCACAGATGTTGGCAAGGGCTGCTGGGAACACACTCGTTCACATCTAGAACAAGCATCAAGCAACACGTCATTCCACCTTAACTTCAGTCCGCCTTAAACTCATTGTGCTATTTCTACACTGCCTTCACCTGTAGGTGGCGCTGTGCGTAACAGTGAAGCTCAGGGCTGTAAGAGAAATGTTACGAGTTCAATCTCCAACAGGAAGTTCATTGTTTTAGAATAAAACGGAACGTCCATCTAATGACACGTAAGTTGCTCTCAAAGGCTCTCACGCTGCTCCCTGGGCGCTCTGTAGTTCTTCTActttgttgctgctgtgaatACACTTTAGTCACACTTGATTGCTCTTTAGTTGCTCTAATTGCTCTGTAGTTAATCTAGTTACTCTGTAGTTACTTTTTAGTTGCTCTATATTTGCTCTAGATTATCTTTAGTTTCTGTAGTTGCTATTTAGTTGATCTCTAGTTGCTCTAGAAAGTCTTTAGTTGCTCTAGTTACTCTTTAGTTGTCCTTTAGTTGCACCAGTTGTCCTGTTGTTGCTCTAGATGTTCTGTAGTTGTCACATATCGGATCTGAtcctgcaggtgtttggtctgAAGGTGGCGTCGCAGCAACATGATTAATTTAAATGACTATAGCTCAGTATCATTCATCCTTTCCTACATACTGTAAGTTTCTACGTGACTGTCGACAGGAGCCTCTGGACTGCTGAGTGAAGCAGGTGACCCTAACCTGGTGACTCCGAGCTCTCTGATTGGCGCTCGCTTGCTCTCCTTTTTGTCTCTCACCTCTGCAGTAGTTAAACTCGTCAGCGGTAAATCCAATTGGACACTGGACAGAGGTCAGCCTGGCCTGGTTGCTGCCCTGGTTGCTGGTGGTCTGGTAGTTGCCGCGGTGTCTGGGCACTGCGGGAAGGGGGATGAAGTGTGAAGGAGGGGGACGGGTGGTTGTGGTGGGTTCCTCCTCTCCGTTGCTGATAATAATCTGGGCGTTCAGTGGCAGACAGAAGTATCCACCGTAGTGGTTGATACAACCCATCCCTCCTTTACAGGCATCTGGCAACGTCTCGCACTCGTTGAtgtctgggaaatgtagtccaacaacatttaataacatttaGCAAAAAgttaacaaacatttaacaacattaaaccaacatttaacagcatttagcaaacatttaacaacaaacaTCTTTCTTTCAACCCAAAATTCAATCTCAACTGAGGCTGCCCTCCTCGCAGTCACTGAGGGACTCCACACTGCTAGAgcagcctccctctcctccgtCGTCATCCTGTGGACCTTTCAGCAGCTTTTGACATGCTGAACCACCAGATCCTCCTCTCCACGCTCCAAGAACTGGGAGTCTCAGGCTCTGCACTCTGCCTGTTTACATCCTACCTCAACGATTGCACTTACAGGGTCACCTAAAGAGAATCTGTGTCTGAATGTCTGAACCTTGTAGCCTCACTACTGGAGTCCCTCAGGGTTCTGTTCAGGgtcccctcctcttttcttcttacACCAAGTCACTTTTCTCTGTTAATCACTCACATGGCTTTTCCTACCacagctatgcagatgacacccaGCTAAATCTGTCTTCTCCCGGTCTGAAACCCAGGTGGCAGCACAAGCTCAACTTCGACAAGAGTGTCCTCGGCTCGGACTGCAAGGAACCTGGGTGGGACACTGGACGTCCAGCTGCCAACATCGGTGCAACAACCTGCAGATTCATCGTCCTCCACAACATCAGGAGGATGCGTCCGTTCCTCACCCAGGAGTCAGCGCAGGTTCTGGTCCAGGCACTTGTCATCTCGTGTTTAGACTACTGAAACTCACCCCTGGTGGGCCTTCATGCGCCCtccgacctctgcagctcaACCAAAATGCAGCAGCTCGGCTGGTCTTCAACCTCCCCAAGTTCCCCCCCATTACACCGCTCCTCCgcaccctgcactggctaccaGTGGCTGCTCAAATCCAATTCAAGACGCTGGTACTTGCCTGCCGTGGTGCgaatggctcaggcccatcctacatccaggacatggtcatACCAACACCCCAGCCCGCCCACTATGCTCTCCTACTGCCAATCGGCTTGCTACTTCCTCACTATGGGGGGGGGCAGCtaccgctcaacaaaatcaccactgtttgctgtcctggctccacaatggtggaacaAGCTCCCATCAAGACAGCAGAAACTGTACAGATCTTCTgtcgcagactgaaaactcacctGTTGAGatttcttattgtttctaaatgcagCACtagaagcagttcagcatatctGATGAAGCTGATGTACTTGAtggttgtatccacatggtaGAAATGCAGTTATTGTAAATCGCTTTGGATGaaagcgtcagctaaataaatgtaatgtaaaaaacaaacatttaacaacaaTGTTATGTCGTTGTGTTATTCAAtgaacagttttgaaaaagtgaactcagtatAGAGAAATGTGATCTTCACTCAGAACTCTGAGAACAAAGAattctttgtattttctttgaatttcttcatcttcctgactttcattttcatttgttcattCCTTTCTGCTTTCCCTCCTTTGATCTCAGActttatattattaatgtttCCTGTAATAATTATACATCTCAAACTacatctgacaaaataaaatgtttttcacatgGCCCTGATCCTACTTTTCAGCCCATTCTCTCGTTTTGAGTCAAAGCATTTGAGCGACTattaagagagaaaaacacgGAATTCGGGATAAAAGAACAAATCTTaagttttttgaaaaacaaaataaaatctttggGGGAAAAAGTATAAGTTTATGTAACAATGAagtttaatgtgtattttttctcaGAATTCTTCTCCTTCTTTAATCTCAAACTTGATCATATCGATGTTTCTTATCATCATTATAAATTTCAAACTAGAAACAACAAAAGACTGTAATAAGTAAATGCAGCccgctgtcgccaagtgctcgtggtgggatctgttgggtctctgtaaataatattataaagagttcggtctagacctgctctataggaaaagtgcaatgagataacttctgttatgaattggcgctatataaataaaattgaattgaattaattgatttataacaaattaattgataattgatGACTTCGGCAGCCGCtcaaatgtttgtatttcaaagcttgttttcagctttctttctctgtcttgtcTGGAAGACTTTCAGGGACCATCAGGAgaggaaaaactgagaaaactgaaaagcttCATCACTGAAATACTTTCATTATTTGTTATTGATCTAAATCATTGATCAGTGTTGAAATCTGCTGACACTCGTCTGTCGTCTCAGAAACATTGAGCAGGATGTGACTCTCACCTTTACATTCTTGTTCTTCCACGTTGAACTCGTAGCCCTCCGTACACTGTCAGAGAATCAGTTTAATTGTTGATTAGTTATTGATCAGGTGACATATTGATCAAACAAATGAACTGGAACTGGACTCTTCTGACATACacatcataatcataatcacGGAGAGTTTTCACTACAGATCTTGCTGCTGATACAACTGTAATTCACATGTTTGAGTTAATGGAGTAAaatattggctctgttactgatgctgacattattattcctatagctgtcattctgcaaattgagtacttttattttgtatacttTCATAACCTTTTGTCGATAATACTGtagttttacttaaataaagttttgaatggagtatttttacagtgttagTACTGTTTGGGTCTGAGTACTTTTCCCAGCACTACTGataaatatttgtaatttttcatgCATTATTTTCTGATCAGTCCAGTAAAACTTACTGAGTAGGTGGCGGGTTCATCCACCTGCTGAGCTGAAGCCACGAAGAGCAGAAGACTCAGATGGAGGAAGATCTGCAGCGTCTTCATCCTGCGGAagatcaaacacacaaactgagctCAGATACAGACAGTCAGCTGAGAAACAGGAACAAATCTCACCTTTAACACTTTATTCATGAACACAGTCCTTCATGTAGCTTGAGCAATGCTGtatgaataatatatataatatatgatattcttcttcttctcctctcggctgttccctttcaggggtcgccacagcgaatcatgtgcctccatctaaccctgtcctctgcgtcctcttcactcacaccagttagcttcctgtcctctctcactacatccataaacctcctctctggtcttcctctagacctcctgcctggcagctccagcctcagcatccttctaccaatatattcacagtctctcctctgaacacgtccaaaccacctcgatctggcctctctgactttatctccaaacatctaacacgagctgtccctctgatgtcctcgttcatctaacatgagctgtccctctgatgtcctcgttcctgatcctgtccgtcctcgtccctctgatgtcctcgttcctgatcctgtccgtcctcgtccctcccaaagagaacctcagcatcttcagctctgctgcctccagctctgcctcttgtctttccttcagtgccgctgtctctaagctgtccaacatcgctggtctcacctccgtctccaacacctttcctttcattcctgctgagactcttttatcacacaacacacctgacacttttctccacccactccaacctgctcgcactcgcctcttcacctcttctccacagtctccatcgctctgaaccgttgaccctaagtacttaaagtcctgcaccttcttcacctctgctccctgtgacctcaccgtcccacctgggtccctctcattgacgcacctgtattctgtcttactgcggctgagcttcattcctctgttttccagagcagacctccatctctctagactttcctccacctgctccctgctctcactacaaatcacaatgtcatccgcaaacatcatagtccatggagattcctgtctaacctcatctgtcagcccgtccatcaccagagcaaacaagaaggggctcagagccgatccttgatgcagacccacctccaccttgaactcctccgtcacacctacagcacacctcaccacggtcttacagctctcatacatgtcctgcaccactctaacatacttctctgccactccagacttcctcatacaatcccacagctcctctctcggcaccctgtcatacgctttctctaaatctacgaagacacgatgcaactccctatgaccttctctgcacctctccatcagcatcctcaaagcaaatactgcatctgttgaactctttctaggcatgaaaccatgtTGCTGCTCACagatgctcacctctgcccttagcctagcttccactactctttcccacaacttcattgtatcatcagctttattcctctgtagctgcacagctctgcacatctcccttgttcttataaactggcaccagtacacttctcctccattcctcgggcatcctctcactctccaagatcttgttaaacaaactagtcagaaactctactgccacctctcctagacacttccatacctccacaggtatgtcgtCAGGACCAACTGCCAGGACcaactatatataatatatgatagtaaactgtatatttgtaggttttgggctgttggtcaaGAAGAAAAAGCAATTTGAGGATTTCACTTTGCACCATGGGCAATTGTgaatgcatttttcactatttttcatattttattgatcaaataattaatggattaattgagAAATACTTTTGATTCGTTTGATTAAAACAGCTCCATATATTTCTATGAGAACAAGTACTCAGATtatttactgcagtaaaagtactaacacacactaacacacactaacacactctgaaaccctctgctgcagtgaaagtgtgagagtgtgatcaggatccttaaagcattaaagcagtgcagcgtccctgtggctgctgtgctgttatatattctatcatcaggttattattcctcgtgcattaatgtaaagcaggatgttgctgctgcagctggtggagctggagctcatgttgaaccggtttgtatcggactgcagctgatgatgcttttcattctggatccatctgcccattcttttctccgtcgatccgtcgatcgatcgatcgatcggtttggaaaactttCACAGGAAAAAT
Encoded proteins:
- the si:ch73-173h19.3 gene encoding EGF-containing fibulin-like extracellular matrix protein 2, with translation MKTLQIFLHLSLLLFVASAQQVDEPATYSCTEGYEFNVEEQECKDINECETLPDACKGGMGCINHYGGYFCLPLNAQIIISNGEEEPTTTTRPPPSHFIPLPAVPRHRGNYQTTSNQGSNQARLTSVQCPIGFTADEFNYCRDVNECVPSSPCQHLCYNLQGSFMCQCEQGYELTADQLSCHDVDECLLSSYMCQWQCVNQPGSYSCICPEGYQLQGTRMCQDINECETGPNCREDQVCWNYFGGYRCYPRNPCQEPYVQTGEGRCSCQSLSACRGLPPSIVYKYMSITSERSVPADIFQIQATSVFPNMHNTFRIKAGNEEGQFFLRRSSNVSGMLVMTRPLIGPREHVLDLEMVTQNSAVSYRSSSLLRLTIIVGPYAF